In Betta splendens chromosome 3, fBetSpl5.4, whole genome shotgun sequence, the genomic window TTTATCAAAATGTCACAACAAACCTAACAGTCACAGTCTAACATGATAATAGGAGGTTTTTCTGCTGTCTTTAAACTGCACACGTGACACAAAGCCTGGATCCAATCACAGAACATCAGTATCATGTGTTGTTTACATTTCTTTGTTCATGTTACATAACTATTCTCCAATGAGACAATCTGACATGAAAAGCTGTTGTTTGGCCTGAATGTAAAGATGCTCGTAGTAAAAGGCAGCATCCATAGAGAAGAAATCTGGAGTTGTGTAAGTTTGACTGACAGCGCTGGATTAAGGCATTATGCAACACTGTTGggagtaaaaaaataaatccagaTGAGATTAGGATCTGGATCCTCACTCTCCAATACTCtctatccatccattcatctgtCTCCACCTCGTTTCTGTTTCGTGTAAGGCATCATCACGTATTTCAACGGGTTTTGGCTGAGAAACTCCACACGATGAGGACGTTTGTTTTCAACATTTCAGCGCTTTAAAACGAGCTACAGTGAAGCAGAAGGTCATCAAACACAGATAAAGCAAATAAGAGCATAAAAGAGGAACGTCTCCATCCTTTACTCCACTGCCATCTAGAGGCCGAGAATCACGCTGCAGCTCCGAAACCCCCAGAGTTAGAGCCACTAACACACTGTTGGGTGACACTCACATAATAATGAATCAGGCAGCGCATGCAAATGTAGCCAGATCACTATCATATAAGATTAAATTGGAGAAAACCATGAAACACCAAAGCACTGTGTGGAGAAGATCTCTGACCACAAACTACCTCCAAAATGAATCACCCAGAAAAAAGCAGGAGACGAATTAAGCTAATAAAGTTGCACAAAGTATCTCTGTGTTCTTAAGATACAAATGCAACGCGATGCATGTTATAAGAAACATCCTTTAATAAGATTTCATTTCAGGAGCATTTATGGTATTAAGGAATTCCTTCAAGTCTTTTTTCACTGCACGATATTtagcaacaaaaataaaaaaaacgacttAAAGGACCTTTAAAGGCAGCTCAGATACAGTCACGGTAGAGTTTTATTTCACCTGCCAAGAATAGTGTTCTGCTTTTAATAGATACTTCATCTTGGCAAACGttccctcctcagcctcctgtgaggtgcctgcttttatttcaaaagTAAGGAAATACAAACTGTCAAGAGACAAACGTAGGATGTCCTCCATCAGTCAGTTTATAAATATGTGAGCCCGTGTTGTAGCTTTTAGGTCAAGTCTCTTGTTAGatgaataaaatgtgttattGACCTTCACTGGTTGCAGGATAGTATTGAACTGCGCATGTTTCTAAGTGATTAGCAATGATATTGTTACTATCAGCTACATTAACTAGCCGGACAACTTTTTTTATACCAACGCCTATGAAAGATCAGCTCTACTTGTCGAAAATAAATTGTCATCGCTCCTCGTTTTATACAAAATAGGGCTGGATCTGCTCTTTGTAATCCCCGCCGTGCCGTACGCGTCAGTCTAAGTCTGTAACGGGTCTGCTCCGGTGATGTTCAGCCATCAGACTTTCTTCCGGACGCTCGCGGCCACCGAGTTGCCGCACAGCAGCCGGTCCCGCTCCcgcacctcctcctgcagcttggcCTCGGCCACCCGCAGCTGGCGGATGGTCGCCTTCATCTCCGTCATCTTCACCTCCATCAACGCGATGATGTCCCGCTGCTCGTTCAGCTTCCGCAGCAGCTCGGCGGACGTGGTGCCGGTGGTTAGAGAGTACGAGTGGTCCAGCGGGCTGCTGGTCACGCTGACGTACTGCACGGACGGCTGGTGCACGGTCTCCGCCGGCGAGTCGTCGGGGGTGAGCTCGTCGGCGCTGCCGATCGGCGCCGTGTTGCACGTCCCCTCGGACTGGAAGGGCAGGCGCGCCGTGCCCAGGTACTCCCCGTTCTGGCCTATTTGCACCACGGTGATGGTGTCGTCGCTCGCCTCGCCGCCGGTAATGCCCTCGACTCCCTCCGCGGTGCTGCCCAGGACGCTGGTGATGACAATCCCGGAGGTCGCCGCGGCGGCGGGGGCAGGCACCGCCGCGGACACTTTCCTGCCCCTGCCGCGCCGACTCCTGCGCTCGTTGACCCCTCGCAGCGGGAACAGGGACGGTACTCGGATGCTGTAGGTCTTCCTGCCGCCGGCGAAATGGACGCTGCAGACGCGGTGTCCCGTGGTGGGCTGGAAGGTGCTGAAGCAGCCGCTGACCCCGGCTCGGGAGATGTTCCTGAGCCACATCTCCCTCAGCGTGGTGTCCTTAGGAAAGGTGTAGAAGCGCAGGTCCCGGTCCCGGTGCGAGTTGTTGTAGCAGCCAGGGACACAGCAGGTGAACCCGGGCATGTTTGCGTCAACGCCGAGGGTGAAGCACGGTGTTTGGCTCAAGTTTGCgttattttattgttgtttcttGAGTCTATGCGTTGTTATCAAG contains:
- the thap11 gene encoding THAP domain-containing protein 11, which encodes MPGFTCCVPGCYNNSHRDRDLRFYTFPKDTTLREMWLRNISRAGVSGCFSTFQPTTGHRVCSVHFAGGRKTYSIRVPSLFPLRGVNERRSRRGRGRKVSAAVPAPAAAATSGIVITSVLGSTAEGVEGITGGEASDDTITVVQIGQNGEYLGTARLPFQSEGTCNTAPIGSADELTPDDSPAETVHQPSVQYVSVTSSPLDHSYSLTTGTTSAELLRKLNEQRDIIALMEVKMTEMKATIRQLRVAEAKLQEEVRERDRLLCGNSVAASVRKKV